One genomic window of Arvicola amphibius chromosome 4, mArvAmp1.2, whole genome shotgun sequence includes the following:
- the LOC119811686 gene encoding zinc finger protein 709-like isoform X4, whose product MASVSFEDVAVHFTQEEWALLNPSQRSLYRDVMLETCRNLAAVGNRWEEENVEDCYKIPGRNLRSSVLEIPHESTENGQNQETVMWIANLHANMAVHLGLTPCESGVSGKVSMCPSPSSRHATSHPHYKPHDHEECGAKQYNLNSFTSFQRCIGAHTGNGPCECEICLKAFCFPNSLGIHPEAYTGKTPYQYKECGKASVYTHRRTHTMAKLYECNICGKAFSSSTTLQRHEIIHTERFYECTYCGKAFRYPKYLRLHERIHTGEKPYECKQCGKAFRFPGALPLHEKIHTGEKPYECKQCGKAFRFPGSLPLHEKIHTGEKPYECKQCGKAFRRHYHLQLHEKIHTGEKPYECKQCGKAFRRHSHLQRHERIHAGEKPYECK is encoded by the exons GCCTCAGTGAGCTTTGAGGATGTGGCTGTGCACTTCACCCAGGAAGAGTGGGctttgctgaatccttcccagagGAGTCTGTACagagatgtgatgctggagacctgcAGGAACCTCGCTGCCGTAG GAAAcagatgggaagaagaaaatgttgaAGACTGTTATAAAATTCCTGGAAGAAATCTAAG AAGTTCTGTGTTAGAGATCCCCCATGAGAGTACAGAAAATGGTCAGAATCAAGAAACCGTGATGTGGATAGCAAATCTTCATGCAAACATGGCAGTTCATCTTGGACTAACACCGTGTGAATCCGGTGTGAGTGGAAAGGTTTCCATGTGTCCTTCACCCTCTAGTAGGCATGCCACATCTCACCCTCATTATAAGCCACATGATCATGAGGAATGTGGAGCCAAGCAATATAACTTGAACTCTTTCACCAGCTTTCAAAGGTGTATAGGAGCACACACTGGGAATGGGCCTTGTGAATGTGAGATATGTTTAAAagctttttgttttccaaattcaTTAGGAATACATCCAGAGGCTTACACTGGAAAAACACCCTATCAATACAAGGAATGTGGAAAGGCCTCTGTTTACACACACAGAAGAACCCACACTATGGCTAAGCTTTATGAATGTAACatatgtggtaaagcctttagtTCTTCTACTACCCTTCAAAGACATGAAATAATTCACACTGAAAGATTCTATGAATGCACATATTGTGGTAAAGCCTTTAGATATCCCAAATATCTTCGAttacatgaaagaattcatactggagagaaaccatatgaatgtaaacaatgtggtaaagcctttagaTTTCCTGGTGCCTTGCCTCTACATGaaaaaattcatactggagagaaaccctatgaatgtaaacaatgtggtaaagcctttagaTTTCCTGGTTCTTTGCCATTACATGAAAAAATTCATACTGGGGAAAAGCCTTATGAATGTAAACAGTGTGGGAAAGCTTTTAGGCGTCACTATCATCTTCAGTTACATGaaaaaattcatactggagagaaaccctatgaatgtaaacagtgtggaaaagccttcagaCGGCACAGTCATCTTCAGAGACATGAACGAATTcatgctggagagaaaccctatgaatgtaaatAA
- the LOC119811686 gene encoding zinc finger protein 709-like isoform X3, whose translation MGLKASVSFEDVAVHFTQEEWALLNPSQRSLYRDVMLETCRNLAAVGNRWEEENVEDCYKIPGRNLRSSVLEIPHESTENGQNQETVMWIANLHANMAVHLGLTPCESGVSGKVSMCPSPSSRHATSHPHYKPHDHEECGAKQYNLNSFTSFQRCIGAHTGNGPCECEICLKAFCFPNSLGIHPEAYTGKTPYQYKECGKASVYTHRRTHTMAKLYECNICGKAFSSSTTLQRHEIIHTERFYECTYCGKAFRYPKYLRLHERIHTGEKPYECKQCGKAFRFPGALPLHEKIHTGEKPYECKQCGKAFRFPGSLPLHEKIHTGEKPYECKQCGKAFRRHYHLQLHEKIHTGEKPYECKQCGKAFRRHSHLQRHERIHAGEKPYECK comes from the exons atgggattaaag GCCTCAGTGAGCTTTGAGGATGTGGCTGTGCACTTCACCCAGGAAGAGTGGGctttgctgaatccttcccagagGAGTCTGTACagagatgtgatgctggagacctgcAGGAACCTCGCTGCCGTAG GAAAcagatgggaagaagaaaatgttgaAGACTGTTATAAAATTCCTGGAAGAAATCTAAG AAGTTCTGTGTTAGAGATCCCCCATGAGAGTACAGAAAATGGTCAGAATCAAGAAACCGTGATGTGGATAGCAAATCTTCATGCAAACATGGCAGTTCATCTTGGACTAACACCGTGTGAATCCGGTGTGAGTGGAAAGGTTTCCATGTGTCCTTCACCCTCTAGTAGGCATGCCACATCTCACCCTCATTATAAGCCACATGATCATGAGGAATGTGGAGCCAAGCAATATAACTTGAACTCTTTCACCAGCTTTCAAAGGTGTATAGGAGCACACACTGGGAATGGGCCTTGTGAATGTGAGATATGTTTAAAagctttttgttttccaaattcaTTAGGAATACATCCAGAGGCTTACACTGGAAAAACACCCTATCAATACAAGGAATGTGGAAAGGCCTCTGTTTACACACACAGAAGAACCCACACTATGGCTAAGCTTTATGAATGTAACatatgtggtaaagcctttagtTCTTCTACTACCCTTCAAAGACATGAAATAATTCACACTGAAAGATTCTATGAATGCACATATTGTGGTAAAGCCTTTAGATATCCCAAATATCTTCGAttacatgaaagaattcatactggagagaaaccatatgaatgtaaacaatgtggtaaagcctttagaTTTCCTGGTGCCTTGCCTCTACATGaaaaaattcatactggagagaaaccctatgaatgtaaacaatgtggtaaagcctttagaTTTCCTGGTTCTTTGCCATTACATGAAAAAATTCATACTGGGGAAAAGCCTTATGAATGTAAACAGTGTGGGAAAGCTTTTAGGCGTCACTATCATCTTCAGTTACATGaaaaaattcatactggagagaaaccctatgaatgtaaacagtgtggaaaagccttcagaCGGCACAGTCATCTTCAGAGACATGAACGAATTcatgctggagagaaaccctatgaatgtaaatAA